In Nomascus leucogenys isolate Asia unplaced genomic scaffold, Asia_NLE_v1 Super-Scaffold_361, whole genome shotgun sequence, a single window of DNA contains:
- the RNASE10 gene encoding inactive ribonuclease-like protein 10 codes for MKLNLVQIFFMLLMLLLGLGMGLGLGLHMAAAVLEESDQPLNEFWSSDSQDKAEATEEGEGTQTTETLVLGNKEVVQPGWPEDPILSEDEVGGNKMLRASALFQSNKDYLRLDPTDRECNDMMAHKMKEPNQSCIAQYAFIHEDLNTVKAVCNSPVIACELKGGKCHKSSRPFDLTLCELSKPDQVTPNCNYLTSVIKKHIIISCNDMKHQLPTGQ; via the coding sequence ATGAAGCTGAATCTGGTGCAGATCTTTTTCATGTTGCTGATGCTGCTGCTGGGCCTGGGGATGGGCCTGGGGTTGGGGCTTCATATGGCTGCAGCAGTCTTGGAGGAGAGTGATCAACCGCTCAATGAATTTTGGTCCAGTGACTCACAGGACAAAGCTGAGGCCACTGAGGAGGGAGAGGGCACCCAAACCACAGAAACGCTGGTGCTTGGCAACAAAGAAGTGGTGCAACCTGGCTGGCCAGAAGATCCCATCCTCAGTGAAGATGAGGTTGGAGGAAACAAGATGCTCAGAGCCTCAGCTCTCTTTCAGAGCAACAAAGACTATCTTAGGCTTGACCCGACAGACAGAGAATGCAATGATATGATGGCACACAAGATGAAGGAGCCCAATCAGAGTTGCATAGCCCAGTATGCATTCATCCATGAGGATCTAAACACAGTCAAAGCTGTCTGTAACAGTCCTGTCATTGCCTGTGAGCTCAAGGGGGGAAAATGTCACAAAAGCTCCCGACCTTTTGATTTGACATTGTGCGAGCTGTCCAAACCAGACCAGGTCACTCCTAACTGCAATTACCTAACTTCTGTTATAAAAAAGCACATTATTATATCCTGTAATGACATGAAGCACCAGTTACCAACTGGACAATGA